AATTCCGAGCATTGCCAGAGCGATGCCGACGGAACAGATCAGCAGGTATTTCCAGGTCGCTTCGATTGACAGGGCGTTGCGATTGAAATAAATCAACGGCGCACTGGCGATCGTGGTCGTTTCGACCGCAACCCACAGCAGCCCCATGTGCCGCGAGAGCACCGCCAGGGTCATCGCCGACAGAAAGACCAGCAGGCACGAGACCATGATGTGATTGTCGCGGTCACTGCGCAGGTTGAGGTAATCGAATCCGTAGACCGCGCAGGCGAAGAAAAGCAGGGCTGTGACCAGGAGCACCAGCCGTGAGAGATCGTCAAGACCGATCCAGTCATGGTTGCGGACCAGCGGCTGGCTGATCAGCAGGAGAGACAGGACCAGATGCAGGGCGCTTCCCAGCGGTAACACCAGCGAGCGCATTCGATGAGAGGGAAGCCCCCAGGAAATGGCCGCAAAAAACAGAGGGACGACAATGACAGCTATCAACATAGTCTACTCCCGCAGCGCCGAAAGGCGTTCGGTGTTCAGTGATGAAAATTCCCGATTGATCTGGTTGAGAACGATCCCCATGACGAAGACACCGACCAGCAGGTCGAGTAGCACCCCGGCCTCAACCATCAACGGCATCGCTTCAGAAAGCAGAATGCCGAAGATAAAGATGCCGTTTTCGAGCACCAAGTAACCGAGGACCTGAGTGATCGCCTTGAGTCGCGTGATCAGCAGGAGAAAACCGGTGCCGAGCGTGGCCAGCGATACCGGGATAAACAGGCTGTCATGATGCTGGGGCAAAAGCGGCAGGTAATCGGCAAAGATAAAGGCGGCAGCGGTGGTCAAGGCACCCAAAATCAGGGTCGGTACAAAGCCGATAATGGGTTGGACTTCGCGTTGGATACGCACCTCGCGAATGGCGCGAAAGAGCAACCAGGGGATGAACCCGCCCTTCATGGCGAAGGCGGCAAAGGCCAGAAACAGGGTGTGCCCGGAGAATCCGTGCTCGCTCAGCGGCAGCAGGGCGAGGAGCGCCCCCTGTAGCGCGACCGCCTGGATACAGGCACCAAGACGCGCACTACCAAGGCAGAAAAAGTTGATCAGGACGACTGCCAGCAGGCAGAAATTGCTTAGATGAGCCATAACCACTCCAAAAATAAGGCTTTAACGCAGGGTTAAAACCAGGGCGAAAG
This genomic interval from Desulfuromonadaceae bacterium contains the following:
- a CDS encoding hydrogenase — encoded protein: MAHLSNFCLLAVVLINFFCLGSARLGACIQAVALQGALLALLPLSEHGFSGHTLFLAFAAFAMKGGFIPWLLFRAIREVRIQREVQPIIGFVPTLILGALTTAAAFIFADYLPLLPQHHDSLFIPVSLATLGTGFLLLITRLKAITQVLGYLVLENGIFIFGILLSEAMPLMVEAGVLLDLLVGVFVMGIVLNQINREFSSLNTERLSALRE